A single Elusimicrobiota bacterium DNA region contains:
- a CDS encoding TolC family protein, producing MTSLLLTAALIVSGLWSSPAQGAVVVPAAPAFSIISAPAEPGLQELAFDLDGALAIALKNDSRLLSAEQDRIIAQQRLSEAKLEFLPEFGLQASAAKFDARYPIAFSPALGSVLGFPRGSIFNPTGSENIYSGRGYMNFPLYEGGRSVNTLRMAQAALKQAQSNYETVKMEVVLAVKEAFYRLLMAQERLAATTETVSEAQRMAAALSLSPWERIEAEGIGEKSRQWAAEAMRQSSLRRLDFLKALNLELDAAFRIAGRIEPQSVAVDPQKAALWALELRPELQAETFKAEMDALAVNLAISRRYPTLFLAGDYDFTDQHFPLLNNNWDVGIGIKLPFTYDVLTKLRQKRAEQRQGQLKRAALQDQVRLEVRQACEQLAYWSLEAGLRSQQFRAVSGIYDKAAPAAPASLGKLRALMTVIEMRLSYLESATESTLARARLERAVGRELAP from the coding sequence GTGACTTCGCTTCTTCTGACGGCTGCGTTGATCGTCTCGGGCCTCTGGTCTTCGCCGGCCCAAGGGGCCGTGGTCGTGCCCGCGGCCCCGGCGTTCTCGATCATCTCCGCCCCCGCCGAACCGGGCCTTCAGGAGCTCGCCTTCGATCTCGACGGGGCCTTGGCCATCGCGCTCAAGAACGACTCGCGCCTGCTCTCCGCCGAGCAGGACCGCATCATCGCCCAGCAGAGGCTCAGCGAGGCCAAGCTCGAGTTCCTGCCCGAGTTCGGCCTGCAGGCCTCGGCGGCCAAATTCGACGCCCGTTATCCCATCGCCTTCTCGCCCGCGTTGGGCAGCGTCCTGGGCTTCCCCCGGGGTTCCATCTTCAACCCCACCGGCTCCGAGAACATCTACTCGGGCCGGGGCTACATGAATTTTCCCCTCTATGAGGGCGGCCGCAGCGTCAACACCCTGCGCATGGCCCAGGCCGCGCTCAAGCAGGCCCAGAGCAACTATGAGACCGTCAAGATGGAGGTCGTCCTGGCGGTCAAGGAGGCCTTCTACCGTCTGCTCATGGCGCAGGAACGGCTGGCCGCGACCACCGAGACGGTCAGCGAGGCCCAGCGCATGGCCGCGGCCCTGAGCTTGAGCCCCTGGGAGCGCATCGAGGCCGAGGGCATCGGCGAGAAGTCCCGGCAGTGGGCCGCAGAGGCCATGCGGCAATCCTCCCTGCGGCGGCTGGATTTTCTCAAGGCCTTGAACCTGGAGCTCGATGCGGCGTTCCGCATCGCGGGGCGCATCGAGCCGCAGTCCGTGGCGGTGGACCCCCAGAAGGCGGCCCTCTGGGCCTTGGAACTGCGCCCGGAGCTGCAGGCCGAGACCTTCAAGGCGGAGATGGACGCCCTGGCCGTGAACCTGGCCATCAGCCGGCGCTACCCGACGCTGTTCTTGGCCGGCGACTACGATTTCACGGACCAGCATTTCCCCCTGCTCAACAACAACTGGGACGTCGGCATCGGCATCAAGCTCCCGTTCACTTACGACGTGCTCACCAAGCTGCGCCAGAAGCGGGCCGAGCAGCGCCAGGGTCAGCTCAAGCGCGCCGCGCTCCAGGACCAGGTCCGCCTCGAGGTCCGGCAGGCTTGCGAGCAGCTGGCCTATTGGAGTCTGGAAGCGGGGTTGCGCAGCCAGCAGTTCCGAGCCGTCTCCGGCATCTACGACAAGGCGGCCCCGGCGGCCCCGGCCTCCTTGGGCAAGCTGCGGGCTCTGATGACCGTCATCGAGATGAGGCTTTCCTACCTGGAATCGGCGACCGAGTCGACCCTGGCCCGGGCGCGCCTGGAGCGCGCCGTGGGCCGGGAACTGGCGCCGTGA